The region GCAGTGGCAACAGCAGGGGGGCCCAGTCGGCAGCTCTTGTCgatgtcgttgtcgttgtcgagATGCCATGCCACTGGCACTGTGAGCGGAAAAGGAAACATTCGCCGAGATTTCCTCAGATCCGAAAAAGGATGCCGAGGATACGGGGCAACGTTAAGGAATTCAATTAGGCAGATGAGTGGCTGTAATgcgtgtgtgggtgtgggtgatAAAAGTGCTGGCCAAGTCAAAGGCAAAAGTCAGAGACATCTGACACTTCACATGCTCGGATGAGGGCGTCTTATTGGCCTCAAGTTTTGACTTGGCCAGAAACTAAGCTGATGTTGCTGATCTCATGCCAAAGATGAATCGGATGAAGGGCTTAAGTCCGGAGAGCAAaacttttcaataaatttgcaATCAGTGATGCTACAGAAATACTTGTAAGACTTGTATGCAATGGAAATGGGATTTCGAGAATAAAATCATGTACCAGAAAAATGTCTATCTCttcttgaaataaaaataaaaacataaacctCTACCTCTAAACCTCATCCCTGACTGCTGGATAACTGAGGGTAAGTGGATAGACTTGTTGGGTGAATGCGGTTATGAAAAGTTCCTCCAGTCAATCAGACTGTGTACTCTTATAATTTATCAAATATTATTCATGATCCGGGTTAGATTTTGAGGGAGTACTTGTCGAACTGTTCTGTACTATACAGTAGAGCACTCTATGCTGTGCTGAGTAAGACTCCTTTTCTCCGGTTTGCATTCATTTATCATTCATGGCCTGGATTCTGTGCAGCAAGGACTTTGTCCCTGGACTTTGTTTGCTTAGCTCAAatgttgtggtggtggagttGGTGTTAGTGGGTGGCTCAGAGGATGAAGAGAATAAGTAGCTGGGCGCTCCCATCCAGCTCAACTGAACCGTTTTAATTGCTGCATAAATATTAGCTTAAAATTAGCTCATTGTGCGCCGAGCTGGCGTTGAGTTCAAGCTCAGATCCAGACTCCATTGTGTGCCAGGCTCTGATACGAGTATATCCCGCACGAGCTTCTTTGTCGAGAAGCAGTCAATTACCACATATTTGTCTATAATTAATATACTTCCCAAGGGGAAGCCGCCAGAAGCCCCAGATTTGTCTCCCACTGCAGCTAAAGCTTTAAGCAAATAGTAATCACATGAATTGCAATCGTCTGAGAAGTTTTCGCTTATTCaattgcaacttgcaacttgcaactagCAACTATCAACTAGCAACTATTGCGACTTGTTTTCTCTGTTCGGTTCAGCCCTCCATTGAAAACTTGGAATGTTTCCGTCGTGCCGTTAAGGCATGTTCGATTTTTGTTCGTTTCCcccctttatttatttatgccaCTTGCTGCAGAATCCTCTGACTGCAAATCGATCCCCTATCGTTGCCACTTTCCCAGGTAATGGGTTTTTCCGCCTCCCCCTGTTTGTACATCCAACGcttcaaattaattttcagCAAATGTGTGCAAAGCGCTCTGTGTGTTTTTATGCGAAAATGacttaaaattaaactttaaactccTGGACTTGTGGGGGATTTtattcttcatcattaaatatttatagttttttttatggcttaaaaaacaatcaaataTTTCCATCAAAGAAAATAtgctaaacatttttttctaaagCTTAAAGTGTCAAAAGAGTATTAAATTATCACTGGGAAGGTTACAAGGTTtcaatcaacaaaaaatggctaaaaaaatatgggtcatacatacataaaaaaaaggatatttttcaatataatTTTCTGTTTTAAAACTGATAAAATCTGTTTAAAATTGATAAATTTCCTAAAAAACTAAGCCTTTGAAGAAAAGTTGCCTTGAACGTGTCAACGTGATGCATCTGCCTGGAATAGGATGCATTTCACACCCCCTTGGCCATCAATCAAGATGGTCCTTTTGCTTCGTTAGCAACATTTTGAAGTTTCccttctttatttttgcatcTTTTTCGACAATTTGCAAGATCCTGGTGCATCAAGGACAGACTAAACGTATGCAAATCATTATGTTAATCGTATACcatcaaattttctggtgtcATTTATCACAGTGTGCCGCACTTTTCACCCACATCCATTTAGGTCCTTGCCAggacccccccccccccttagCCTGCTGGCAGCCACTGCTTGCTTTGCTCTTGCTGCTGCTTAGCGCTCGCGTGGCTAAGTCGAAATTTACACAGGCAGAGCGAGTGTGCTTGGTTATGCTGAAATTTGCACTTTTGCAAACACGCCAggactctcacacacacaccaccatgccaaagcacacacacatacacacttaCAGGCACTGGCAGGAGAGCAGGCGAGGAGCATAAGTAAACAAGTTTAGTATAATCAACGGTTGCCTGCTGCCGGCTCTACACTAAAAAAAGTGTTGCACATCCGCTTACATAACACACGTATTCCtcttaatatatatacatatatatatatgtacagaTGACGTAGTATATGTTTTTATTAGCATGCTTTGTATGCCCTGTACGCTGCGAGGCTCACGACCAAGTTGGGCTGCATTTATCAGAGAGATTAGGGGCAAGGGAGTGAGACTGGGGGCTGTCTGGCTGTCTCATGGTGCTCGTAAAACCACATTACCTGTGATTTCCGAACACACAACCAACCCACCCACCCTCCTTCTATACTGCTAACATCCTGCAGGATGGCTTGTTCATCAGCGTTGCATTGGATATCTGgtatattatacatatattctatatatggATCTGGTGTGGGCCCTTTGGCGCCTTTGTGCCACGTTCATTGAATGTTTtcctattaattttttattgaatgatGTTTTTCCACCCAGCATACTTTCACGTACATACATCCTTGGGATGGGGACTCCCTGCGGCGGCATGCTAACTTTATTCAATTCCTCGGCTGCTCATGTGGAACGCACACACTTGCCGCTCCTGGATGTCCCACTAAACCACCAGCCATGAGTCCATCGTCCCGCCCTCCATCCTTTTGCTATAGTTACAACcacattttggttttttttttttttgccgagTCCTGAGCCGGACAAGAGGAGCCTTGTAAAGTGGCTGAAAAATTGCTAGTACTTAGAACGCATCCCACATGCAGGGGAAAAACTGACAAAAAACCACTCGACTAGGCAGTGCTCttgaaaaattcaacaaaagaactgtattttaaaaaatgttaaattcaaaaaatgcaataaaaagcAGTTGTATTAAagaattgaaaatgaaaacatgcagggttattaaaaaaaatggaagatTCAAGAAGTTAGAATGTAAAACTAGAACCAAGATCTAGTACCTGACAACCTTGACCTTAAGTCCTTACAAAAACCACAacctttaaaaccaaaacagTACACAAATTAGTTACTTGAACATATTTTTGTCCCTTAATCCAATATACCCTTGGGATACCCAACAATTCTCCCTCTGATGGGACAACAAATGAGCAACATGATGAGAAACATTTTGCTAGTTCCTTAAACGGAACAaaggatcaaaaaaaaaagcaagtgAAAGAAACGGATGGTGGGCTATCCTCCCTGCTTGGCAAGCTGGTTAAGCCTTGCATGCCACTCCATTTGGAAGATGCTTTTTACGGCACGCCGCAAGGACATAAAAAACCTCCAAAATGGGTGACACACAAAGGAGCACACCTGCACATGAACACTGTCGGCAGGCGGCAAAAGATACAGTCGGGCCAATGAAATAAACAAAGCCACACAACGACTTACAGAGCTCAGCGGCATcaggcagaaaaaaaaaacgagatgGAGTTACTCAGCGGGAAAGAGACGGGAAATGACGGGGAGAAAGAGATGGGTGGTAGAGTGGCTTACTGTAAGGAAAGCAAATTACCCGGGGAGACCAAATGCTGGACCGCTGTCAAAATTATCGAGCAGCAGGTGTGTGTTACCAAcattccctctctttcttagTACTACCATCCCCCCCTCCCCCTCTCGTTTGCTCTTTATGCCTCTGGCATTATTgcttttgtggctttttggtaaatattttgcataaaaTATCAATTTCATACGCAAACGTGCAAACATATGAAAATGTGCTACTGCACTGACGATCTCCGacttaatgaaatttaaatgaaaatggtTGTTTGAAATATGCTGTTAGAACTGCCAAGAACTGGCAGAAAATGCAAACTTTATAAATTGCTGAGTGTCTTGTTTTTGCCAAATAACCCATCTCCTCCACCGACCATCCCCTCCGTGGGAAAGTGTTGCAGAACTGTTGCAGCCGCAAGAAGGCCCTGAAGCGGTTAACTCCCAAAACCGCAGGCCACAGACTTTATATATAAATCAGTAAAGCTGTCAGATCGGGCGAGGCTGACAATCATATGGCGGTGGATTTCGTGGGAGGCGAAATGCAAATGATGGCTATTAAAATTCCAGGGAAAGGTCGACATCCGTCCCCCGGTACTTCGGTACTTAAGATTAATTGAGAGCATTTAAGGTGACATTAAGCCTGGACCCAAAAATAAGTGAAGGACCCAAAAAGTAAACCAAACGAATgccaaagaaataaacaaacacttcaCAAAAAATACAGATActtcttatttaaattttagatCTAGCCTTACCAAACCAAAATCTTTTCTTCTTAGTGTATCCATGCATTAGAAAATCCTCTGGCAAAATGGCCATTTCACTAGATTTTTGCCTAGGCAATGTGATAAAATTTGAAAGCAGATTAACTTGTTGATTTCTGCCCCTTTTTTGGGCATTTTTGGCAAAGCCCGTAATTGAATTACCCGCGAAACAAAGTGCGTCTAAAATGGATTTCGACATCGGTCGAGGTCCTCCGGCAAACAAATTGAGTAAAGGACCCGATGGCGCGGACTGAAATTAATTCcatttttgggttttgggttttttcggAATTACCGAGAAATCAGAGAGGACCCATTTTTAGATGACAGTATTTGTGGGACTAAACATAcaaatttaattgcattccAATAGATTATTGTACGGGATTTGAAAATGTTTGGCGTCCGTAactgaaaaaggaaaaaccacTTTTGTGGGTAACTTTTGGTATCATCTGGCCTGCAACCAGAGGGTTGTGTTTAAATGTTAATTGCAGAAAAAAGACCAGCTTGTACCAATTTAGATAACTATCCACCCATTTTCTGGCTCGGTtggtatttatttgttaatatGATATTTACGCCCTCCAAATCCGGCAACTATTATTCCGTGAAATTAAAAGTTCCCAATTTCCAATCACAAACAAAGGCGGAAATGCCACGTTTTGTGGTAACCATATCACGTAGCCCGTTAAACGGaaagaataaatatttcaggCCAAGGATATTTCAGGATGGAGAGGCGGGAACGGCATCCACTTAGCGTGTAACCCGGCGGATATAAGCTCGAATGGGAATCAAACCTATTCAGTTCAGATTCAAATACAAGGTTGAAGGGTCAGCCAGTCAGTATGGACTCCAGCTATTTCGCCGTGCAGCGAAGAGCTCTGGAAATAGCCGGATTCGATGCCAGTTCCCCGAAACTCCACCTGAAACATCCCATTTGGGCCGGGATACTGGTTCTGTCATTGATTTCGCACAACTGGCCGATGGCCGTGTACGCCCTTCAGGATCTGAGTGATTTAACCCGACTTACTGACAACTTTGCCGTGGTCATACAGGGCTCCCTGAGCACCTTCAAGTTCCTAGCTTTTGTGGTGAAACGTCGACGAATCGGTGCTCTGATCCACCAATTGCACCAACTGAATCAAAAGGCATCGAAAAATGAGCAGCAGCTGGAGAGGATTAAAAGGGAGAATCGGTTGGATGGGTTTGTGTCCAAGGCCTTCAGAAATGCTGCCTACGGCGTTATCACTGCCTCGGCCATAGCTCCCATGCTTATTGGCCTCCTGGGCTTTATTCGAGTGGGCATCTTTCGACCCACCACGCCCATGGAGTTCAATTTCTGGCTGGACGAGACACAGGCCCGGTTCTTCTGGCCCATATACTTTTGGGGTGTTTTGGGCGTGGCAGCTGCAGCCTGGCTAGCCATTGCAGCCGATACTCTCTTCTCCTGGCTAGTCCACAATGTGGTGGTGCAGTTTCAATTATTGGAATTGCTCCTGAAGGACCAAAAGCCCCAGAACCCACACAATTGCCAATTAACAACCTTCATTCATCGCCACCGTTTGGCCCTAAAATTGGCTGAGGATCTCAACCATATCTTTTCCGAAATAGTGTTTATGCAATACATGCTGAGTTATCTGCAACTCTGCATGCTGGCCTTCCGTTTCAGCCGCAGTGGTTGGAGCTCACAGGTGCCCTTTCGAGCCTCCTTCTTGGTGGCCGTCTTCATCCAGATCAGCTCCTACTGCTATGGAGGGGAATACCTGAAGCAACAGAGCCTGGCAGTCTCCCAAGTGGTGTTCGACAACTGCGAGTGGTCGGAAATGCCGCCGGAAAAGCGACTACTTTGGAAAATGTTAATCATGAGGTCCCAAAAGCCGGCCAAGATTTCGGCCTTTATGTTTGATGTTGATCTTCCACTACTTCTTTGGGTAAGAtttgttaaaattaatatattattatccTAAACAAAAAAGTACTTTAATAGGTGGCTAGAACTGCCGGTTCCTTTCTGGCTTTGTTAAGGACCTTTGCTCCCTAAAAACAAGGAACTAGAACTCTTAGTTTAAACTAAATGGAAAAGAATAGCGTTATGATTTTGAGAAAAGtatgatttaaaataaaaccccgacaaaaacacaaaaagatGTGCATGTTGTGAGAAGCCCTGCATgagtaaatatttgttttgttttaaaattcataTTAAAAATCATTGCATTCGTAACTATGGAGAAGTCTTTGTtggaaatattattataaatttccGCAATCCCCTCTTTCTCTGACAGCTAAACTATATttcgaaataattttataacaaGCAGTCTCTCATTAAATGgcatttgtaaaaatattttatgcgaAGGTTGCTTTTGGCAGGACCATCACCTGGGGGCTCTTTCGGTGCAGTAAGCACATGCCACTGATGCTGCAGGCGGGGAATATGAAATTCATGAGCAAATTCCACAAAGGCAGCCAGTTCATGCATGGCTTGTAGCAGCATACTACATGTTGTATCTACATATACGAGTGTACGATATATGCTATGTGTGCAGGGACGAAGTCGGAATTTGTTAACAGAAAAGTATGCAAGAAGAACGGCagaagcagtagcagcagcagcagcaatagcTCCATTCAGGTGAGCCAGGACTCTCTCCTTCGTGTTGCTTAAAAACAGATACTCCAACTATTTTTCAGCCAGCCAATGGCCCGAAGGCGTGTTGGGCTCAGCTGAGACTCCTCTTTAGCTAGTTCCAGCTTCTGGATTCAGGACTCAGGTGGAATGTGGTCCTCAAAAATCCTCCCAAGCTTACCCTTCCAGTTTGCAAGCGGGCTGAATATTCGTCTTTCTGTTTTGCGGAATGTTGCCTCTGTTGCGGAATGTTTTGGCTTTTGCCGAGTAACTGGCCGAGATTGTGAATTCGGTCGAAGGCCAAGTCGCTCACAGCCggaatttgttttattaaaatttataatggTAACTTGGTATTTTGCACTACCAATGGACTGGACTGCAGTGACAAATTGTGTATGGCTGGGTGGATAGCAGCACCACCTTGGATTATGTAACAAATTGCCACCGAAAGCTGCTTTGCTggcataattaatttttgtctctGTCATTTGATTTATTGGTCTGCGTTGGTCAGCATCTTTGGCTTTGCTTTTTCTCAAACGgaaaaacaaatgagcagcgaTTAATAAACGGAAACGCCTTGGGTGGAATATGAAGCCATTACCTATGTACCCACCTACCTACCTACCTACCTGCAGTATAAACACAAAATCGAGCATTAACCTGAAATGACAGCCACTGGCAGTGACAGTGGCAGTAGAAAACAGCCATCAAGTTTACAGCAAATTGTGGCCGAGATAAGCGAGCCACAAGCACCCACCCACTCCCTCACAAGTTGAGAATAGTGACGGaacggaaaaataaaaaaataatataaaaaaaacagaatacACCATTTTATGTGTATTAAAAACGAACGAGatagaggaggaggagggcatGGCAGAAGCACAGATTTGTTTGCGGTTCGTTGGGCACACAATAATTCCATCACCGGCAGCAGTGGCAGCCaaagtgggcgtggctgggGCGGACGAGAGATAAAACTGCCGGCAGCACTTTCACTGCTGCACTGCTTACACCACTCACCGCCCCACCGCCCCCCGTCACCCGTCAACTTGTTGTTCTTATTTTTGTGTGGTCAGTGTACCACAGGGCGTATGCTTAATAATCGAACAAAAACTTCTTTAAGCTGATGCCCCTGAAGCaagcatatgtatgtatatttcattttcatggAATTCCGAATTGagaattcaaaattcaaattgcaaatgcaaattaaacGAAATTCATCCGCTTTTCCGGTTATCCCAGCGGCGCCCagaaaagtaggcaacacaAAAAGTGTCCCGCCCTCATCGGTCATGTGTTCGCCGCAAAGTCCTtcctatacatacatacatatatttgcgAGCATTTCCGTTTCTATAGgtatatatttatgtgtatatatggatgtaatatttttcggTTAAACATACAAGGCGGCTGTGCAGGGGCCGGGCTGAAActtttctaattaaaattgtGCGGCTTGATGGAAGGTTGAAAGAGAGAAAACGGGAGGAAAAATGGTAGAAACAGAGGCGAAACCGTTTTAATAGAAAttacattaattaatttttaaaatatgcttAAATACACATTTCTATGCATTAATTAATACGGTCTGCCCTCCAtccacaacacacacacacactggatAGGCAAACAATGGAACGTGACTAGAACGGAAAGCGAACTCAAAActccagtcccagtcccagtttCAGTCCCAAACAGGGATTTGGCTAATTAAAATACTCCCACttaatttcttgtttattCGGTTAAATCCAAATTTAATTGGTCCCCGGTTCGGAGTAATTTTTTGCGGAGTGCGTGATGCCAATTGATATGAACATGGGTATAAACAGCTTCCGTGATTACTGTATTTTATTGACTGTTTTTCTCGCCTAATTGCCAACAATTTGGACAATGTCCAAATCGTCTTGTTTTCTCCCGACCATCCGACCCCTTAGCTCTCTCCCCAGCATCTAGTCGCTATTTTTGTCACA is a window of Drosophila bipectinata strain 14024-0381.07 chromosome 2R, DbipHiC1v2, whole genome shotgun sequence DNA encoding:
- the Or45a gene encoding odorant receptor 45a, with protein sequence MDSSYFAVQRRALEIAGFDASSPKLHLKHPIWAGILVLSLISHNWPMAVYALQDLSDLTRLTDNFAVVIQGSLSTFKFLAFVVKRRRIGALIHQLHQLNQKASKNEQQLERIKRENRLDGFVSKAFRNAAYGVITASAIAPMLIGLLGFIRVGIFRPTTPMEFNFWLDETQARFFWPIYFWGVLGVAAAAWLAIAADTLFSWLVHNVVVQFQLLELLLKDQKPQNPHNCQLTTFIHRHRLALKLAEDLNHIFSEIVFMQYMLSYLQLCMLAFRFSRSGWSSQVPFRASFLVAVFIQISSYCYGGEYLKQQSLAVSQVVFDNCEWSEMPPEKRLLWKMLIMRSQKPAKISAFMFDVDLPLLLWVARTAGSFLALLRTFAP